The following proteins come from a genomic window of Nitrospirota bacterium:
- a CDS encoding F0F1 ATP synthase subunit epsilon produces MNLKILLPFGVFAENSGVSRIVAETSEGSFGLLPHRLDCAAALAPGILIYENDEKREVYVAVDEGVLVKTGMDVFVSVRNAISGTDLGKLREAVEQEFLNLNEREQIVRSVIAKMESGFIRRLVEFRHD; encoded by the coding sequence ATGAACCTTAAGATTCTCCTGCCGTTTGGAGTTTTTGCAGAGAATAGCGGCGTTTCGCGCATCGTTGCAGAGACCAGCGAGGGCTCGTTCGGTCTCTTGCCTCACCGACTCGATTGTGCGGCGGCGCTGGCGCCCGGGATACTGATCTACGAAAATGACGAAAAAAGGGAGGTGTACGTGGCCGTAGATGAAGGGGTGTTGGTCAAGACCGGAATGGACGTGTTCGTCTCCGTGCGAAACGCAATCAGTGGAACGGATCTCGGCAAATTGCGTGAGGCGGTGGAGCAGGAGTTTCTGAACCTGAACGAACGGGAGCAGATCGTTCGCTCAGTGATAGCAAAAATGGAGAGCGGTTTCATCCGGCGTTTGGTGGAGTTTAGGCATGATTGA